Proteins from a genomic interval of Phycisphaerae bacterium RAS1:
- the xerC_6 gene encoding Tyrosine recombinase XerC — protein sequence MAFVFTPTVTRVRSGRKIKRRSRFYWASLSDAAGEPVRKALKLPNGQPVSDRETAEQVLRQLIRRTERRAVGLIDRAVESAGLPLRVALARFARYMRQRKLSYVHVRKTLTRVKWIADTAGIIRLADVNAPNVSKSLAVLAGRNRAPKTYNDYRAAMFGFCRWAVSPGELLDRNPMTDVTRRDIDGDIRKVRRALTPQEAGRLLAAAGPRALWYETAMLTGLRCGEMARLEWRDVDLVASRPGLTLRAEATKARRADIIPLKASLATKLRELRPANTKPTDRVFPRTPKRETFRADCDRAGVSWKADDRGRTLDRHSLRTTFVSWLGAAGVDPQAARQLARHTDIRLTMQTYTDPRLINTAAAVEHLPDVGSARPLPDAEPSRKLGTNDAEAVVLPVVLPVAFPVVLHDRERLRTDAQRDNANEAQVSVSAKNSSVRHASARTPQEWRRGESNPRPEAFQPGPLRVCPADLISAHRRPTGRSSDRPAPLHLIRTPRDGSVRTSLLFRPSA from the coding sequence GTGGCGTTCGTGTTCACACCAACAGTGACGCGCGTTCGTAGTGGCCGCAAAATCAAGCGGCGTTCGCGGTTCTACTGGGCGTCGCTTTCGGACGCCGCGGGTGAGCCGGTGCGGAAGGCGTTGAAACTCCCGAACGGGCAGCCGGTGAGCGACCGCGAGACGGCAGAGCAAGTGCTACGGCAGCTAATCCGTCGCACGGAGAGGAGGGCCGTCGGGCTGATTGACCGCGCGGTAGAGTCGGCCGGGCTGCCGCTGCGCGTCGCGCTCGCTCGATTCGCTCGTTACATGCGTCAACGCAAGCTGTCCTACGTGCATGTTCGCAAGACGCTGACGCGCGTGAAGTGGATTGCCGACACGGCTGGCATCATCCGGCTGGCGGACGTGAACGCGCCGAACGTCTCAAAGTCGCTCGCGGTGTTGGCGGGTCGCAACCGTGCGCCGAAAACGTACAACGATTACCGCGCGGCGATGTTCGGATTCTGTCGCTGGGCGGTTTCTCCTGGCGAGCTTCTGGACCGCAACCCCATGACGGACGTGACGCGCCGAGACATAGACGGCGACATCCGCAAGGTTCGTAGGGCGCTGACGCCGCAAGAGGCGGGGCGGCTGCTGGCGGCTGCCGGGCCGCGGGCGCTTTGGTACGAAACGGCGATGTTGACCGGACTACGCTGCGGAGAAATGGCGCGGCTCGAATGGCGCGACGTAGACCTTGTGGCGAGTCGGCCGGGGCTGACGCTGAGAGCGGAAGCGACGAAAGCGCGTCGGGCCGATATCATCCCGCTGAAAGCGTCTCTCGCGACGAAGTTGCGAGAGCTACGACCGGCGAACACGAAACCGACGGATCGGGTGTTCCCGCGGACGCCGAAGCGCGAGACGTTTCGGGCCGATTGCGACCGGGCGGGTGTTTCGTGGAAGGCGGATGACCGTGGGCGGACGTTGGACCGGCACTCGTTGCGAACAACGTTCGTGAGCTGGCTCGGCGCGGCAGGCGTTGACCCGCAGGCGGCGCGGCAGCTTGCACGGCATACCGACATCCGGTTGACCATGCAGACCTACACCGACCCGCGCTTGATTAACACGGCGGCGGCGGTGGAGCATTTGCCGGACGTGGGTTCGGCGCGGCCGTTGCCGGACGCCGAGCCGTCTCGGAAGCTGGGCACAAACGACGCTGAGGCTGTTGTACTCCCCGTTGTACTCCCCGTTGCATTCCCCGTTGTATTGCACGACCGGGAACGGTTGCGCACGGACGCGCAACGCGACAATGCGAATGAAGCGCAAGTGTCTGTCAGTGCAAAAAATAGCAGCGTCCGGCACGCTAGTGCGCGGACGCCGCAAGAGTGGAGGCGGGGGGAGTCGAACCCCCGTCCCGAAGCATTTCAGCCTGGGCCTCTACGTGTGTGTCCGGCGGATTTGATCTCGGCTCACCGCAGACCCACCGGCCGGTCATCGGATCGCCCAGCCCCGCTGCATCTCATCCGCACGCCACGGGACGGGAGCGTACGAACCAGCCTGCTGTTTCGACCGTCCGCCTAG
- the sigD_3 gene encoding ECF RNA polymerase sigma factor SigD produces MTPDPQSNQTPAAPPGELTARAVAGDDAALTELLFKHFDPLLRYVDRKLPSDLRGVVAADDVVQETFIEVFRSIQRFRPEGGEVAFYRWMVTIADQRMLDKIKAQRRLKRGGGRNRIDTAWLGLSSSFGPLVNVLRQDDHTPSRVAARGEWSLALGEQLAALKDEYRDALKLRYVEGLSVAEIAKKMGRTERAVHMLCYRGIRQLRDLLGDPGRYLSRDG; encoded by the coding sequence ATGACGCCGGATCCGCAATCGAACCAGACCCCCGCCGCCCCGCCGGGCGAACTGACGGCGCGCGCCGTCGCCGGTGACGACGCCGCGCTGACCGAGCTGCTCTTCAAGCACTTCGATCCGCTGCTGCGCTACGTGGACCGCAAGCTGCCCTCCGATCTGCGCGGCGTGGTAGCTGCGGACGACGTCGTTCAGGAGACCTTCATCGAAGTGTTCCGCAGCATTCAGCGCTTTCGCCCGGAAGGCGGCGAGGTCGCGTTCTACCGCTGGATGGTGACCATCGCCGACCAGCGCATGCTCGACAAAATCAAGGCGCAGCGCCGACTGAAGCGCGGCGGCGGGCGAAACCGGATCGACACCGCCTGGCTGGGGCTCTCCTCTTCGTTCGGTCCGCTGGTAAACGTACTGCGACAGGACGACCACACGCCCAGCCGCGTCGCGGCTCGCGGTGAGTGGAGCCTGGCCTTGGGCGAGCAGCTTGCCGCGCTGAAGGACGAATATCGCGACGCGCTCAAGCTCCGATACGTGGAGGGGCTGTCGGTGGCGGAGATCGCGAAGAAGATGGGGCGCACCGAGCGGGCCGTGCACATGCTCTGTTATCGCGGCATCCGGCAACTGCGCGATCTGCTGGGCGATCCCGGGCGCTATTTGTCGCGCGATGGGTAG
- a CDS encoding Type III restriction enzyme, res subunit, with the protein MAQVVIDNPVINSPFAEPERHFRFTDEGISNQIDAGRRQSEYFVPIAAPKKKGKQRYFDTEWTKDRIEPNRLVNQIRPRIKQWREGGYVGVTPTTGRLLAYWTDPARDKRLFFCQIEALETAIYVAEVAKKYGDAWIDNDLRDANDMSNPGLPRTAFKMATGAGKTVVMAMLIAWQALNKLANPQDARFSDTFLIVTPGITIRDRLRVLLPNDPQNYYRQRDIISAELLERLQRAKIVIKDFHTFLLREESDAAKLTKLVAGQLHTGVNKESPERMVRRACRELGNKKNIIVINDEAHHCYRRKPDGDDVKLTGDERKEAEKRNADARVWISGIEAFKAKIGVKAIYDLSATPFFLRGSGWPEGTLFQWVVSDFSLIDAIEAGIVKVPRVPVSDDSMTGDQPTYRDIWLRIRDELPKKGRGTEAVGDEPKLPRELEGALRSLYGNYEKYYRLWESNPVARTNTTPPVFIVVCNNTNVSKLVFDYIAGWEKQVRGQTVVQAGALAIFRNDDGHGGWLQRPNSILVDSEQLESGEAMSDEFKKLAAREIDEFKAEYRMRFPGADTEKLTDEDLLREVMNTVGKPGKLGEHVKCVVSVSMLTEGWDANTVTHVLGVRAFGTQLLCEQVVGRALRRMSYAPEPQSVRAQGRTHEFIGFPAEYAEVYGVPFSFLPCGGSANDPKPQPIPTRVRALEERIACEITFPRLAGYRFDIGTERLSARFDEGSRLALSTQDVPTRTEVDPIVGQRSVHRLDDLRNERENTVAFVIARRTLERYFRDGDGNDKPWLFPQLLAISKRWLAECVTLKDNAFLQMLLLHELTHDAADRVYRAIPPASGGAATLKPILRPYDTLGTTRHVDFDTTRPTYSTRADKCHVSHVVADTESWEQKLAQTLENMPQVLRYVKNQNLGFTIPYVLDGQERQYHPDFIAVLDDGHGSANPLQLIIEVTGEHKKDKAAKVSTARTLWAPAVNSHGGFGRWAFVEIADPWDAEKLIGAALGAAVDRQEHSR; encoded by the coding sequence ATGGCTCAGGTCGTCATCGACAATCCGGTCATCAACTCGCCGTTCGCCGAACCGGAGCGGCACTTTCGGTTCACGGACGAAGGCATTTCGAACCAGATCGACGCGGGCAGGCGACAGAGCGAGTATTTCGTCCCGATCGCGGCACCCAAGAAAAAGGGCAAGCAGCGGTACTTTGACACCGAGTGGACAAAAGACCGCATCGAGCCGAACCGGCTGGTCAACCAGATTCGCCCACGGATCAAGCAGTGGCGCGAAGGGGGATATGTTGGCGTGACCCCCACGACGGGCCGGCTGCTGGCGTACTGGACCGACCCGGCACGAGACAAGAGGCTCTTCTTCTGCCAAATCGAAGCGCTTGAAACGGCGATTTATGTCGCGGAAGTCGCGAAGAAATATGGCGACGCCTGGATCGACAACGACCTGCGCGACGCGAACGACATGTCGAACCCGGGATTGCCACGTACCGCGTTCAAAATGGCAACGGGCGCGGGCAAGACGGTCGTCATGGCAATGCTGATCGCGTGGCAGGCGCTGAACAAACTCGCCAATCCGCAAGATGCGCGATTCTCGGATACGTTCCTGATCGTCACGCCCGGCATCACGATTCGCGACCGCTTGCGAGTGCTGCTGCCGAATGATCCGCAGAATTACTACCGGCAACGCGACATCATCTCGGCCGAGCTGCTGGAGAGGCTGCAACGCGCCAAGATCGTCATCAAAGACTTCCACACGTTCTTGCTGCGCGAGGAATCCGACGCGGCGAAGCTGACGAAGCTGGTCGCCGGCCAGCTTCATACCGGCGTGAACAAGGAATCGCCCGAGCGAATGGTCCGCCGCGCCTGCCGCGAACTGGGCAACAAGAAGAACATCATCGTCATTAACGACGAAGCCCATCATTGCTACCGCCGCAAGCCGGACGGCGATGACGTGAAGCTCACCGGCGACGAACGGAAAGAGGCCGAAAAACGCAACGCCGACGCGCGCGTGTGGATATCCGGAATCGAGGCGTTCAAGGCGAAGATCGGCGTCAAGGCGATTTACGACCTGTCGGCGACGCCGTTCTTCCTGCGCGGCTCGGGCTGGCCGGAAGGCACGCTATTTCAGTGGGTCGTGTCCGATTTCTCGCTCATCGACGCAATCGAGGCCGGCATCGTGAAGGTGCCGCGAGTTCCCGTCTCCGATGATTCCATGACGGGCGACCAGCCGACCTACCGAGACATCTGGCTTCGCATTCGCGACGAACTTCCCAAAAAGGGCCGCGGGACGGAAGCCGTCGGCGATGAGCCGAAGCTGCCGCGAGAACTTGAAGGCGCGCTGCGCAGCCTCTACGGCAACTATGAAAAATACTACCGGCTCTGGGAGTCGAACCCGGTCGCACGCACTAACACGACTCCGCCGGTGTTCATTGTCGTGTGCAACAATACGAACGTGTCGAAGCTCGTATTCGACTACATCGCGGGATGGGAAAAACAGGTTCGCGGACAGACGGTCGTGCAAGCCGGGGCGCTGGCGATCTTTCGCAACGACGACGGCCACGGCGGCTGGTTGCAACGGCCCAACTCGATCCTGGTGGACAGCGAGCAACTCGAATCCGGCGAAGCGATGAGCGATGAATTCAAGAAGCTCGCCGCGCGCGAGATCGACGAATTCAAGGCGGAGTACCGCATGCGCTTTCCCGGCGCAGACACCGAAAAGCTCACTGACGAAGACCTGCTTCGCGAAGTGATGAACACCGTCGGAAAACCGGGAAAACTGGGCGAGCACGTCAAGTGCGTCGTCAGCGTGTCGATGCTCACCGAAGGCTGGGACGCCAACACTGTCACCCACGTGCTGGGAGTCCGCGCCTTCGGCACGCAGCTTCTCTGCGAGCAGGTCGTCGGGCGGGCGCTGCGGCGCATGAGCTACGCACCCGAGCCGCAATCCGTCCGCGCGCAGGGCCGCACGCACGAGTTCATCGGCTTTCCGGCTGAATACGCCGAAGTCTACGGCGTGCCTTTCTCGTTCCTGCCGTGCGGCGGATCGGCCAATGACCCGAAGCCGCAGCCGATTCCGACGCGCGTCCGGGCGCTGGAAGAGCGCATTGCGTGTGAAATCACGTTCCCGCGGCTCGCCGGATACCGCTTCGACATCGGCACGGAACGTCTTTCGGCGCGCTTCGACGAAGGCTCGCGGCTCGCCCTCAGCACGCAGGATGTGCCGACACGGACGGAGGTGGACCCGATCGTCGGGCAGCGCAGCGTTCACCGGCTGGACGACCTTCGCAACGAGCGAGAGAACACGGTCGCATTCGTGATCGCCCGGCGGACGCTGGAACGCTATTTCCGCGACGGCGACGGCAACGATAAGCCGTGGCTCTTTCCGCAACTGCTCGCGATTTCCAAGCGCTGGCTGGCCGAGTGCGTGACGCTCAAGGACAACGCTTTCCTGCAAATGCTGCTGCTTCACGAGCTGACGCACGACGCCGCCGATCGCGTCTACAGAGCAATCCCACCGGCTAGCGGCGGCGCGGCAACGCTGAAACCGATCCTGCGTCCCTACGACACGCTGGGCACGACCCGCCACGTGGATTTCGACACGACGCGGCCCACGTACAGCACGCGGGCGGACAAATGCCACGTCTCGCACGTCGTCGCCGATACGGAGTCGTGGGAGCAAAAGCTCGCGCAGACGCTCGAAAACATGCCGCAAGTGCTGCGCTACGTGAAGAATCAAAACCTGGGCTTCACGATTCCGTACGTTCTGGACGGGCAGGAGCGGCAGTATCACCCGGACTTCATTGCCGTGCTGGACGACGGCCACGGAAGCGCCAACCCGCTGCAACTCATCATCGAAGTGACCGGCGAGCACAAAAAGGACAAGGCCGCGAAAGTCTCGACGGCACGGACGCTGTGGGCGCCGGCGGTGAACAGCCACGGCGGATTCGGGCGCTGGGCGTTTGTCGAAATCGCCGATCCGTGGGACGCGGAGAAGTTAATTGGGGCAGCGCTCGGCGCGGCTGTTGACCGACAGGAACATTCACGATGA
- the hypA_2 gene encoding hydrogenase nickel incorporation protein HypA: protein MTESELVHSILRQAEGEGRRLHAERLARVRCRLSFQSQLDERLIQEMFARWRRDTLCEHADLEVEHLPPYALCPRHRQFLADCSGQHAPPDGCPYCSLEANEMAGREWTLIGIDAASDVVC, encoded by the coding sequence ATGACGGAAAGCGAGCTTGTGCACTCGATCCTGCGCCAGGCCGAGGGCGAGGGGCGCCGTCTGCACGCTGAGCGACTGGCCCGCGTTCGCTGCCGGCTGAGCTTCCAGTCTCAACTCGACGAGCGCCTGATTCAGGAGATGTTCGCCCGCTGGCGGCGCGACACGCTGTGCGAGCACGCCGACCTGGAAGTCGAGCACCTCCCGCCGTACGCGCTTTGCCCGCGGCATCGCCAATTTCTGGCGGACTGCTCCGGCCAGCACGCGCCGCCCGACGGCTGCCCGTATTGCAGCCTCGAAGCCAACGAAATGGCGGGCCGCGAGTGGACACTGATCGGCATCGACGCGGCCAGCGACGTGGTGTGCTAG
- a CDS encoding Adenosine monophosphate-protein transferase SoFic — MTPVQYHSGKFPPATLDLARLFPLIGPASAELARFAGTLSAIPNAEVLLSPLTTQEAVLSSKIEGTQATIGDVLEFEAGKEPISEKKEADILEVLNYRAAMRGAVEQMSKLPLSQRLVRDAHRRLMQGVRGQNKTPGDYRRTPNWIGPPNRPIEEARFIPPPADRVPDAMSAWERYLHADAPDRLVQLAILHAEFEAIHPFLDGNGRLGRLIVPLFLVDKKLLSGPTFYISAYFEAHRDEYYERLLAVSRDDDWTGWCLYFLTAVIEQARDNTAKAGAILNLYRQKGDWLAQTTGSRHAVRAIDWFFNRPIFKTSDFVDSADVPKRTAHRILTIAREKRLLRTLRAASGRRPAVLCFSELMNIAEGRRVF, encoded by the coding sequence ATGACGCCGGTTCAATATCATTCCGGGAAGTTCCCGCCGGCGACGCTCGACTTGGCGCGCCTGTTCCCGCTCATCGGACCCGCCAGCGCCGAATTGGCGCGCTTTGCCGGAACCTTGTCCGCCATTCCGAATGCGGAAGTGCTGCTGTCGCCTCTGACGACGCAGGAAGCGGTCCTGTCCAGCAAGATTGAAGGCACGCAGGCAACGATCGGCGACGTGCTGGAGTTCGAAGCCGGCAAGGAGCCGATCAGCGAGAAGAAAGAGGCGGACATTCTCGAGGTGCTCAACTACCGCGCCGCCATGCGCGGCGCTGTCGAGCAAATGTCCAAGTTGCCGCTTTCTCAGCGGCTGGTTCGCGACGCGCACCGGCGATTGATGCAGGGCGTGCGCGGACAGAATAAGACGCCCGGCGATTACCGCCGCACGCCCAACTGGATCGGCCCGCCGAATCGCCCGATTGAGGAGGCACGGTTCATTCCCCCGCCCGCGGACCGCGTGCCCGACGCGATGTCGGCCTGGGAGCGTTATCTTCACGCGGACGCGCCCGATCGGCTCGTGCAGCTCGCGATCCTGCACGCCGAGTTCGAGGCCATCCACCCGTTTCTGGACGGCAACGGCCGGCTCGGCCGGCTGATCGTGCCGCTGTTCCTTGTTGATAAGAAGCTGCTTTCAGGGCCGACGTTCTACATCAGCGCCTATTTCGAGGCCCACCGCGACGAGTATTACGAGCGCTTGCTGGCCGTCTCGCGAGACGACGACTGGACCGGCTGGTGTCTCTATTTTCTGACCGCGGTCATCGAGCAGGCGCGCGACAACACCGCCAAGGCCGGCGCGATCCTCAATCTGTATCGCCAGAAAGGCGACTGGCTCGCGCAAACCACCGGCTCGCGCCACGCCGTCCGTGCGATCGACTGGTTCTTCAATCGGCCGATCTTCAAGACATCCGACTTCGTCGATTCGGCCGACGTTCCGAAGCGCACCGCCCATCGTATCCTGACCATCGCGCGCGAGAAGCGGCTGCTCCGGACGCTCCGGGCGGCGAGCGGCCGCCGGCCGGCAGTCCTTTGTTTCTCGGAGCTTATGAACATCGCGGAAGGAAGACGTGTTTTTTGA
- a CDS encoding helix-turn-helix protein, whose amino-acid sequence MTMTETIKRAFRKSGLTLYGAAAAAGIKRPSLSRFIRGKQSLRLDCADKLVAILGLELRPTRRTAGREGR is encoded by the coding sequence ATGACGATGACCGAGACAATCAAGAGAGCGTTTCGCAAGAGCGGGCTGACGCTGTACGGCGCGGCGGCGGCGGCGGGAATCAAACGACCGAGCTTGTCCCGGTTCATTCGCGGCAAGCAATCCCTACGGCTCGATTGCGCCGACAAGCTCGTCGCGATACTGGGGCTGGAGCTGCGCCCGACGCGGCGCACTGCGGGAAGAGAAGGTAGGTGA
- a CDS encoding DNA-binding transcriptional response regulator has translation MPITVLIVEDESLIRWSLRQKFEERGFRVSEAEDGKAALATMEGGGFDLVMLDYKLPEMNGIDVLRKLREIDTDAVVIMMTAYSTIENAVEAIKLGAFDYVSKPFEMNELMFKVDKALETTRLRREIGELRRTLQTQFGLDSIIGKHSSMLELFETIRQVGKTGVSTVFLRGETGTGKDLVARVIHHASERAVQPFVNVTCTALSETLLESELFGHERGAFTDAKTQKKGLFELADGGTVFLDEVGDMPAPLQAKLLRFLEERKFRRVGGTKEIQVDVRVIAATNRDIDKAIEEGAFRRDLMYRLNVVTIYLPPLRARADDVKLLADTFVERFAREFKKPITRVSRAAYARLLDYGWPGNVRELRNVIERAVLLCKSDEIATGDIVLGRIEPQTLDWDVDHVLLPPEGFDFDKLRRLEANLLKQALDRTANNQTQAAKLLQLTRDRLRYRLEKHGLL, from the coding sequence ATGCCAATCACCGTTCTGATTGTCGAAGACGAGAGCCTGATCCGCTGGTCGCTGCGCCAGAAGTTTGAGGAGCGCGGCTTCCGCGTCAGCGAAGCGGAGGACGGCAAGGCGGCCCTGGCGACGATGGAAGGCGGCGGCTTCGACCTGGTCATGCTGGATTACAAGTTGCCCGAGATGAACGGCATCGACGTGCTGCGCAAGCTGCGCGAGATCGACACCGACGCCGTCGTGATCATGATGACCGCCTACAGCACGATCGAAAATGCGGTCGAAGCCATCAAGCTGGGGGCGTTTGATTACGTCTCGAAGCCGTTCGAGATGAACGAGCTGATGTTCAAGGTGGACAAGGCGCTCGAGACGACGCGCCTGCGGCGCGAGATAGGCGAGCTTCGCCGCACGCTCCAGACGCAGTTCGGCCTCGACTCGATCATCGGCAAGCACTCCAGCATGCTGGAGCTGTTCGAGACCATCCGGCAGGTGGGCAAGACCGGCGTTTCGACCGTCTTCCTGCGCGGCGAGACCGGGACGGGCAAGGACCTGGTGGCGCGCGTCATTCACCACGCCTCCGAACGCGCCGTCCAGCCCTTCGTCAACGTGACCTGCACCGCCCTCTCTGAAACGCTGCTCGAAAGCGAGCTGTTCGGACACGAGCGCGGCGCGTTCACCGACGCCAAGACGCAGAAAAAGGGCCTGTTCGAGCTGGCGGACGGCGGCACGGTTTTTCTGGACGAAGTCGGCGACATGCCCGCACCGCTCCAGGCCAAGCTGCTCCGCTTCCTGGAGGAACGCAAGTTCCGCCGCGTCGGCGGGACGAAGGAGATTCAGGTCGACGTGCGCGTCATCGCCGCCACCAATCGCGACATCGACAAGGCCATCGAAGAGGGGGCCTTCCGCCGCGACCTGATGTACCGCCTGAACGTCGTCACGATTTACCTGCCGCCGCTGCGGGCCCGGGCCGACGACGTGAAGCTGCTGGCCGACACGTTCGTCGAGCGCTTCGCGCGCGAGTTCAAAAAGCCCATCACGCGCGTCTCGCGCGCCGCCTACGCGCGGCTGCTGGACTACGGCTGGCCCGGCAACGTCCGCGAACTCAGGAACGTCATCGAGCGGGCCGTGCTGCTGTGCAAGAGCGACGAGATCGCCACGGGCGACATCGTCCTGGGCCGCATCGAGCCGCAGACGCTCGACTGGGACGTCGATCACGTGCTCCTGCCGCCGGAGGGTTTCGACTTCGACAAGCTGCGGCGGCTGGAAGCGAACCTGCTGAAGCAGGCCCTGGACCGGACGGCGAATAACCAGACGCAGGCGGCCAAGCTGCTGCAACTGACGCGCGACCGGCTGCGTTACCGGCTGGAGAAGCACGGGCTGCTGTGA
- the gchK gene encoding Globin-coupled histidine kinase translates to MPHPRSKLSQLRAPAVSATARESYNRAVSPAVLTELMDFVGFGPADAQNLRQLGPMVTPFFGAIVDRFYQEIARHPGAAGVIQDADQLSRLHEKLHEWLRTLFCGNYDAEYARRRSEIGRVHVRVGLAQHYMFAGMEVVWQELESRARTAAIPDVDSKLRSLHKLLTIETGIMLENYKGTYTEQVRQTERDAVQEQLTRAEHLAQIGQLAASLAHEIKNPLAGISGAIQVIREGIAPDDPRRPILAEVLRQIDRLDGTVKDLLEYARPRPPRFKSCDLQRVIDRVLTVLRAEPELRRVSVRFENSSAPPIMADESQIEQLVMNLVLNAVQASADGRTVMIATSAQPRTVELAVIDQGHGMDPVVARRAAEPFFTTKAKGTGLGLPICEKIVEMHGGTLGIDTAVGEGTTVTVRLPREQA, encoded by the coding sequence ATGCCCCACCCCCGGTCGAAATTGTCGCAGCTGCGCGCGCCTGCGGTGTCCGCCACGGCGCGTGAGAGTTACAATCGCGCCGTGTCGCCCGCAGTCCTCACAGAACTGATGGATTTTGTCGGGTTCGGACCGGCGGATGCGCAGAACCTCCGCCAGCTCGGGCCGATGGTCACTCCGTTTTTTGGCGCCATCGTTGATCGCTTCTACCAGGAAATCGCGCGCCATCCGGGTGCGGCCGGGGTCATTCAGGACGCCGACCAACTTTCGCGGCTGCACGAGAAGCTGCACGAGTGGTTGCGAACGCTGTTTTGCGGGAATTACGACGCTGAGTACGCGAGGCGGCGCTCTGAAATCGGGCGCGTGCACGTCCGCGTCGGGCTGGCCCAGCACTATATGTTCGCCGGGATGGAGGTGGTCTGGCAGGAGCTTGAGTCGCGCGCGCGCACCGCCGCAATTCCAGACGTCGATTCCAAGTTACGCTCCCTGCACAAGTTACTGACAATCGAAACCGGCATCATGCTGGAGAATTACAAGGGCACGTACACCGAGCAGGTGCGGCAGACCGAGCGGGATGCCGTTCAGGAACAGCTCACCCGTGCCGAGCACCTTGCCCAGATCGGCCAGCTCGCCGCCTCGCTCGCCCACGAAATCAAGAACCCGCTCGCCGGGATCAGCGGGGCTATCCAGGTCATTCGCGAGGGGATCGCCCCGGACGACCCGCGCCGCCCGATCCTGGCCGAAGTACTAAGGCAGATCGACCGGCTCGATGGAACAGTCAAAGACCTGCTCGAATACGCCCGGCCGCGCCCGCCGCGCTTCAAATCCTGTGACTTGCAGCGCGTCATCGATCGCGTGTTGACGGTCCTGCGGGCGGAGCCGGAGTTGCGGCGCGTTTCGGTCCGGTTTGAGAATTCGTCGGCGCCGCCGATCATGGCGGACGAGAGCCAGATCGAGCAACTCGTGATGAACCTGGTGCTGAACGCGGTCCAGGCCTCGGCCGATGGACGCACGGTCATGATCGCCACGTCGGCGCAGCCGCGAACCGTCGAGCTGGCGGTCATCGACCAGGGCCACGGCATGGACCCGGTGGTCGCGCGCCGCGCGGCCGAGCCATTCTTCACCACGAAGGCCAAGGGCACCGGGCTGGGGCTACCGATTTGCGAGAAGATCGTCGAGATGCACGGCGGGACGCTGGGCATTGACACGGCGGTCGGCGAGGGGACGACCGTGACAGTGCGTCTGCCGCGCGAGCAGGCCTGA
- the strL gene encoding dTDP-4-dehydrorhamnose reductase, with translation MSDPICTVDSASADERWIITGASGQLGGHVVSLLASARAAGRVLALAGAGAVGVGVEVRRIPLQELVALRACVRSWRPTHVVHLGAMTAVSDAFARPDEAHAINTVATRVLAEETGACGGRFVFSSTDMVFDGNAAPYRETDAPSPPSVYGRTKVAAERAIVGMPHALAIRIPLMFGIPVAKTGTTFAAQLAALRSGRPLKLFTDEHRTPIWLFDAARAVIALARSDETGLIHVAGPERLSRLEMIERVARLLAIHEPKLEPISRLAISSAEPRPADLSLDGSRFLARFPQLAPQPMSAAMLR, from the coding sequence GTGTCCGACCCGATTTGCACCGTCGATTCCGCGTCGGCGGACGAACGCTGGATCATCACTGGCGCCTCCGGCCAGCTCGGCGGGCACGTCGTCTCTCTGCTCGCATCGGCCCGCGCGGCGGGCCGCGTCCTGGCGCTCGCCGGCGCCGGCGCTGTGGGTGTCGGCGTCGAGGTGCGCCGCATTCCGCTCCAGGAGCTCGTCGCGCTGCGCGCGTGCGTACGCTCATGGCGGCCGACGCACGTGGTCCACCTTGGCGCCATGACCGCCGTCTCGGACGCCTTCGCTCGGCCCGACGAGGCGCACGCGATCAACACCGTCGCGACACGCGTGCTGGCGGAGGAAACCGGCGCCTGTGGCGGGCGCTTCGTATTCTCATCGACGGACATGGTCTTTGACGGAAACGCGGCCCCTTATCGCGAGACGGACGCGCCCTCGCCGCCCAGCGTGTACGGGCGCACCAAGGTCGCCGCTGAGCGGGCCATCGTGGGCATGCCGCACGCGCTGGCGATCCGCATTCCGCTCATGTTCGGCATCCCCGTGGCGAAGACCGGAACAACATTCGCCGCGCAGCTCGCCGCGCTCCGGTCCGGCCGGCCGCTGAAGCTCTTCACCGATGAACACCGTACGCCAATCTGGCTGTTCGACGCCGCCCGGGCCGTAATCGCGCTGGCCCGCAGCGATGAAACCGGCCTTATCCACGTGGCCGGCCCGGAGCGCCTTTCGCGTCTTGAGATGATCGAGCGCGTCGCCCGGTTGCTGGCGATCCACGAGCCGAAGCTGGAACCGATCAGCCGGCTGGCGATCAGCTCGGCCGAGCCGCGCCCGGCGGACCTGTCGCTCGATGGTTCACGTTTCCTCGCTCGCTTTCCGCAGCTCGCGCCGCAACCCATGTCAGCCGCGATGCTCAGATAG